AAGGCAACTACTATCATGGTTTTTACAAAAATCTTGTATCCAGAAAAATATATTCAACACCATTTATGTCATCTACAATTAGATCTTCGAAGTTTGAAATTTTTACATCATCATAATATAAAAAATAATTTTTGGATTTTAAATATTGATTCTATTTTATTTTCTTTAATTTTAGGAAGTATATTTTTAATGTTATTTTTTTTTGTTTCTAAAACAATTTCATACTATCAACCAAACAATTTACAAGTTTTTATTGAATTAATTGTAGAATTTATTAATAAAAATGTAAAAGAAATTTTTACAACAAAAAGTAAATTAATTGCACCATTATCTTTAACAGTTTTTATTTGGATATTATTAATGAATTCTATGGATTTAATTCCAATAGATTTTATACCTTATATAATATATACATGTTTTGGAATCAAATTTTTTAGAATCGTACCTTCTGCAGATATTAATATTACTTTTTCAATTTCATTAGTCGTATTTTTATTAATTATTTATTATAGTATAACAAAAAAAGGTCTTTTAGGATTTTTAAAAGAATTAATTACTAATCCATTTCATCATTATCTTTTATATTTGATAAACATTACATTAGAATCTGTCTCGTTATTTTCTAAACCCATTTCTTTAGCATTACGACTTTTTGGTAATTTATATGCAGGAGAAATGGTTTTTATATTAATTGCAGGTTTTATACCCTGGTGGCTACAATGGGTTTTGAGTGTTCCTTGGGCAATTTTTCATATTTTAATTATATTTTTACAAGCATTTATTTTTATGATTTTAACTATAGTATATTTATCAATGGCATCCCAAAAACATTAATTTAATGTAAGAATTTATTTTAAAAGGAAAATTACATGCAACATGTAAATCTAGATATGTTACATTTATCAGCTGCTATTATGATTGGTTTAGCAGCAATTGGTGCCGCTATTGGAATTGGAATTCTTGGAGGAAAATTTTTGGAAGGTGCGGCTAGACAACCAGATTTAATTCCGGTATTACGTACTCAATTTTTTGTTGTTATGGGGTTAGTAGACGCAATTCCAATGATTGCAGTAGGATTAGGATTATATATGATATTTGCTTTTTCCAAATAATGTATATTAATTTTAATATTAAATATTTTATTTTATCATGAGATAATAATTTATGAATTTAAATGCAACAATTTTAGGTCAAATGATCTCTTTTATTTTATTTGTTATATTTTGTATGCAATATATTTGGCCTGAAATCATTCTTGTTATTGAAAATAGAAAAAAAAAAATTATAAAAGGTTTACAAGAGCTGAAAAATGCTAAAGAAGAAATAAAAATATTAAAATTACAAGCAAAAAAAATTATTTGTATCGCCAAAGAAAAATCAAAAGAGATTCTTAATCAAGCAAATAGAAAAAAAATTATTTTTTTAGAGGAAGCAATAAAAACTGCAAAAAAAGAAAAAAAAAGAATTATATTACAAGCTAATTCTGAAATTAAAATTCAAAAAAATAAAATTCGAAAAGAATTAATGAAAGAAATTAATCATTTAGCAATTATTATAACAAAAAAAATCATTCATAAAAATATTGATAATAATAAAAATATAATAGAATCATTTATTAATTATTTATAGTTTTTTGAGGATAATGTGCAAAAAGAAATGGATATAGCACGTGTTTATGCTACAGCAATATTTAATTTTTCTATCAAAAAAAATTGTTTACAATGTTCAAAAAATTTTTTATCTCTTTTATATAAAATTTTTAAAAATAAAAAAATAAATCATTTCTTTTTTTTTCTTTCTGATGTTAAAAATATCTTTCACATTTTGGAAGATACTATATACGAACAATTAAATCAAAATAACAAAAATTTTCTTAATCTTTTAATTTATAATAAAAAATTGCATTTGATTAAAAAAATTCAAGAAATTTTTATTAATTTATATAACAAACATTATAATATTATTACTATTCATATAATTACTGCAATTAATATTAATTTACAAGAAAAAAGAAAAATCTTTTCTTTGTTAGAAAAAAAATTATGTAAAAAAATACATTTGCGATTTAAGGTTAGATCTTCTATATTAAATGGTATGATTCTTAAATTTCAAGATACTAT
The sequence above is drawn from the Buchnera aphidicola (Myzocallis carpini) genome and encodes:
- a CDS encoding F0F1 ATP synthase subunit B; its protein translation is MNLNATILGQMISFILFVIFCMQYIWPEIILVIENRKKKIIKGLQELKNAKEEIKILKLQAKKIICIAKEKSKEILNQANRKKIIFLEEAIKTAKKEKKRIILQANSEIKIQKNKIRKELMKEINHLAIIITKKIIHKNIDNNKNIIESFINYL
- the atpB gene encoding F0F1 ATP synthase subunit A, translating into MVFTKILYPEKYIQHHLCHLQLDLRSLKFLHHHNIKNNFWILNIDSILFSLILGSIFLMLFFFVSKTISYYQPNNLQVFIELIVEFINKNVKEIFTTKSKLIAPLSLTVFIWILLMNSMDLIPIDFIPYIIYTCFGIKFFRIVPSADINITFSISLVVFLLIIYYSITKKGLLGFLKELITNPFHHYLLYLINITLESVSLFSKPISLALRLFGNLYAGEMVFILIAGFIPWWLQWVLSVPWAIFHILIIFLQAFIFMILTIVYLSMASQKH
- the atpE gene encoding F0F1 ATP synthase subunit C produces the protein MQHVNLDMLHLSAAIMIGLAAIGAAIGIGILGGKFLEGAARQPDLIPVLRTQFFVVMGLVDAIPMIAVGLGLYMIFAFSK
- the atpH gene encoding ATP synthase F1 subunit delta is translated as MQKEMDIARVYATAIFNFSIKKNCLQCSKNFLSLLYKIFKNKKINHFFFFLSDVKNIFHILEDTIYEQLNQNNKNFLNLLIYNKKLHLIKKIQEIFINLYNKHYNIITIHIITAININLQEKRKIFSLLEKKLCKKIHLRFKVRSSILNGMILKFQDTIIDDCILSRLKALSNFLLD